A genomic region of Raphanus sativus cultivar WK10039 chromosome 6, ASM80110v3, whole genome shotgun sequence contains the following coding sequences:
- the LOC108810535 gene encoding pollen-specific leucine-rich repeat extensin-like protein 3, producing MYKQPWFFSKVLIKAMTKPPPFSLLAFSCFLLFFFFSSFSSVVLALTDAEASFIAQRQLLTLPEGGDLPEDIEYEVDLKLTFANQRLKRAYIALQAWKKAVYSDPFNTTGNWDGPHVCDYTGVFCAPALDDPNIAVVAGVDLNGADIAGHLPAELGLLTDVAMFHLNSNRFCGIIPKSVNRLKLMHEFDVSNNRFVGPFPSVVVSWPAVKFIDLRFNDFEGQVPQELFKKDLDAIFLNNNRFTSTIPESLGESSASVVTFAHNKFNGCIPKSIGNMKNLNEILFKDNNLGGCFPSEIGKLANMNVFDASMNSFTGVLPQSFVGLTGVEEIDISGNKLTGFVPENVCKLPKLSNLTYAYNYFNGQGYMCVPGSQTDISFDDTRNCLPDRPKQRSAKECAVVISRPVDCSKDKCAGGGSSPTTPSKGKPPSRVPTRPVHKPQPPKESPKPNAPHNQSPVKFRRSPPPPPVLSPPPSPPMHSPPPPVHSPPPPPVHSPPPPPTPVHSPPPPLNSPPPPVHSPPPPVHSPPPPVHSPPPPPVHSPPPPVHSPPPPVHSPPPPVHSPPPPVHSPPPPVHSPPPPVHSPPPPVHSPPPPVHSPPPPVHSPPPPPVTSPPPPVHSPPPPVHSPPPPPVHSPPPPVHSPPPPVHSPPPPPVTSPPPPVHSPPPPVHSPPPPPVHSPPPPVHSPPPPVHSPPPPVSSPPPPPPPHVHSPPPRFQSPPPPLAHSPPPLDHNPQPPIKSPQPNDPFDQSPVKFRRSPPPPQQSHPVVSPPSPVNSPPPIYSPPPTPVQPPPETPANSPPPRAPTRTVEASPPSEEFIMPTIIGHQYASPPPPMFPGY from the coding sequence ATGTATAAGCAGCCTTGGTTCTTTTCCAAGGTTTTGATCAAAGCCATGACTAAACCTCCTCCATTTTCTCTCCTGGCCTTTAGCTGCTTccttttattcttcttcttctcctccttctcctccgtTGTTTTAGCACTCACGGATGCAGAAGCCTCATTCATTGCACAACGACAGCTCTTGACATTACCCGAGGGTGGTGATCTTCCAGAAGATATTGAGTATGAGGTCGATCTCAAGTTGACATTTGCGAATCAGAGGCTTAAGAGAGCTTATATTGCTCTACAAGCATGGAAAAAGGCGGTCTATTCAGACCCATTTAACACCACAGGAAACTGGGACGGCCCGCACGTGTGTGACTATACAGGCGTGTTCTGCGCACCAGCACTTGATGATCCTAACATCGCAGTTGTGGCAGGGGTAGATCTTAACGGTGCAGATATTGCAGGACATTTACCAGCTGAGCTTGGTTTGTTGACAGATGTGGCCATGTTCCATTTGAATTCGAACCGATTCTGTGGTATCATACCCAAAAGTGTCAATAGGTTGAAGCTAATGCATGAGTTCGATGTCAGCAACAATCGGTTTGTTGGACCTTTCCCTTCTGTCGTTGTCTCGTGGCCAGCTGTTAAGTTCATCGACCTAAGATTCAATGATTTTGAAGGTCAAGTTCCTCAAGAGCTTTTCAAGAAGGATCTTGATGCAATTTTCTTGAACAACAACAGGTTCACTTCCACCATTCCTGAGTCACTCGGAGAATCCTCAGCCTCCGTTGTGACCTTCGCTCACAACAAATTCAACGGTTGTATCCCTAAAAGTATTGGAAACATGAAGAATCTTAACGAAATCCTCTTTAAGGATAACAATCTCGGAGGTTGTTTTCCGTCAGAGATTGGAAAGCTAGCTAATATGAATGTTTTTGATGCTAGCATGAACTCATTCACCGGTGTTTTACCACAGAGTTTTGTTGGGCTTACCGGAGTCGAAGAGATTGATATCTCTGGAAATAAACTCACCGGGTTTGTACCGGAGAATGTATGCAAATTGCCTAAGTTAAGTAACTTGACCTACGCATACAATTACTTCAATGGACAAGGTTATATGTGTGTACCAGGTAGTCAGACGGATATTTCATTTGATGATACACGTAACTGCTTGCCAGATAGGCCTAAACAACGGTCGGCAAAGGAATGTGCAGTTGTTATTAGTCGTCCTGTTGATTGTAGTAAGGACAAGTGCGCTGGTGGTGGTTCTAGTCCTACTACACCGTCGAAGGGGAAGCCACCATCACGGGTGCCAACTAGGCCTGTACACAAACCACAACCACCAAAAGAATCACCAAAACCAAATGCCCCACATAATCAGTCTCCTGTGAAGTTTAGACGTAGCCCACCTCCACCACCGGTTCTGTCTCCTCCTCCCTCACCGCCGATGcattctccaccaccaccagtcCATTCACCACCACCCCCACCGGTCcattctccaccaccaccaccaacaccGGTCCattctcctccaccaccactcaattctccaccaccaccagtccattctccaccaccacccgtccattctccaccaccaccggtgcattcaccaccaccaccaccggtccattctcctccaccaccagtccattctccaccaccacccgtccattctccaccaccaccggtgcattcaccaccaccaccggtgcattctcctccaccaccggtgcattcaccaccaccaccggttcattctcctccaccaccggtgcattctcctccaccaccggtgcattcaccaccaccaccggtccattctcctccaccaccaccggtcacttctcctccaccaccggtccattctccaccaccacctgtgcattcaccaccaccaccaccagtccattctcctccaccaccggtgcattcaccaccaccaccggtccattctcctccaccaccaccggtcacttctcctccaccaccggtccattctccaccaccacctgtgcattcaccaccaccaccaccagtccattctcctccaccaccggtgcattctccaccaccaccggtcCATTCTCCACCTCCACCGGTAtcttctccaccaccaccaccaccaccacatgTCCATTCACCACCACCACGGTTCcagtctccaccaccaccgctGGCCCATTCACCTCCACCACTGGACCATAACCCGCAACCACCAATAAAGTCACCACAACCAAATGACCCTTTTGATCAGTCTCCAGTGAAGTTCAGGCGTAGCCCGCCTCCACCACAACAATCACACCCAGTGGTTTCTCCTCCGTCTCCTGTTAACTCTCCACCACCGATATATTCTCCACCGCCAACACCGGTTCAACCTCCACCAGAAACACCTGCCAACTCTCCTCCCCCACGAGCACCAACACGGACAGTAGAAGCATCACCTCCAAGTGAAGAATTCATCATGCCAACAATCATTGGCCACCAATATGCATCGCCACCACCTCCAATGTTTCCGGGCTACTAA